From the genome of Halobacterium sp. R2-5:
CGGCGTGTGCGGGTTCTCCCGAACCTGTTCGGGTCACGCGAGGTCCTTGTCGGCGAACCGCGGGAGGTTGCTCGCGAACTGTTTTATCGCTGTTTCCTCGGCGCGGTGGAGCGTCTCGCTGAGCGTTGACTTCGCGGTGTCCAGGTCCTCCGCGAGGTCGGTGAGCGTGCACTCGCGGGGCGTGTCGTAGTAGCCGGCCTCGATGGCGGCGCCGAGCAGCTCCTGCTGGCGGGGCGTGAGCAGGCGCTCGGAGTCCCCGGACTCGTAGAGGTAGCCGACTTCGAAGTCCATCCCGAAGGCGTCGAGCTGGTCGCGCAGCGCGGAGAGCTTCGCGTGCGGCGCGACGACTTCGAGGGTGGCGCTGCCGTTCGACACTTCGAGAGGTGGCTCCAGCGGGAGGCCGGCCTCCTGGAGCGTCAGCAGGAGCAGCGGCTCGCTGGTCTCGAACTCCACGAGCACGGACTCGTCGTCGCGTTCGAGCGGCTCCATGTCCTCGACGCCGTCGGCCTCGTGCATCTCGCGGAGCACTTCGACGACGTCGGGCCCCGTGAGTTCGAGGAGCGCGACGCCGCGTTCGTCGTCGGGGAACGCCGCGAGCACGCGGAACAGCGTCTCGGGGTACCTCGTGGATATCTCGGAGATCCACACGGAGTCGGGCAGGTCGATGGTGAGTTGGGCGCGGGCCATGCGAAGATGTTCGCAGCTAACGGCTCCAGACGCAAGTAGTATTCCCGAACGTGTTCGGGAGAACGC
Proteins encoded in this window:
- a CDS encoding helix-turn-helix domain-containing protein, whose translation is MARAQLTIDLPDSVWISEISTRYPETLFRVLAAFPDDERGVALLELTGPDVVEVLREMHEADGVEDMEPLERDDESVLVEFETSEPLLLLTLQEAGLPLEPPLEVSNGSATLEVVAPHAKLSALRDQLDAFGMDFEVGYLYESGDSERLLTPRQQELLGAAIEAGYYDTPRECTLTDLAEDLDTAKSTLSETLHRAEETAIKQFASNLPRFADKDLA